The Rhododendron vialii isolate Sample 1 chromosome 1a, ASM3025357v1 region AAGTCTTGCACAAACTTCCTATAATAACCGGCCAAATCCATGAAACTTCGAACTTCGGTTATAGTTGTCGGCCTTGGCCAATTCACAATTGGTTCAATCTTTTGGGGATCCACAGAAATTCCTTCATCATTTATAACATGCCCCAAAAATACCACTTCCTTCAGCCAAAATTCACACTTCTTAAATTTTGCATACAACTTGTGTTCCTTCAGGGTTTGCAACACAATTCGCAAATGCTCTACATGCTGTTCCTCATTTTTTGAGTATATCAAaatatcatcaatgaacacgATCACAAAATCATCCAAATAATGTTTGAATGCCCGATTCATCAAATCCATAAAAGGCAGCAGGGGCATTCGTCACTCCGGCCAAATGGCATCACAATAAACTCATAATAACCATATCGAGTACGAAAAGCTGTCTTCTCAATATCCTCTCTTTTCACTTTTAACTAGTGGTATCCTGAACGCAAATCAATCTTAGAAAATATCTGACTCCCTTGCAATTGATCAAACAGATCATCTATGCTAGGTAGTGGGTATTTATTTTTGATCGTCACTTTGTTTAATTCCCGATAATCAATACATAGTCTCATAGTCCCGTCTTTCTTTTTACAAACAACACCGGTGCTCCCTATGGTGACTAGCTAGGTCGTATAAAACCTTTCTCCAGTAATTCCTGCAGTTGCACTTTCAGTTCCTTAAGCTTTGCTAGTGCCATCCGATAAGGTGCTTTGGAAATAGGTTGTATATCGGGCTCCAGGTCAATTGAGAATTCTATTTCCTTGTCCATTGGAGTAACGAGCAAATCTTCTGGAAAAACCTCTGAAAAATCTTGAACCACAGGGATACTTTCCAacgtttctttttttgtctcacTCGACACTATACTGCAATAGTAACCTTCACAACCCTTCTTTAAAAGTCGTTGAGCACGAGCCGCAGAAATGCAATATGGAGGTGAGAACACTCTTTCTCCAATAAACCGAAACTCATCTAGCCCAAGGTTTCGAAAGACAATGGACTTATTCTTACAATTTATAGTAACACCGTTGTTAGATAACCAGTCCATTCCTAGAATTGCATCAAAGTGATCTATAGGCATAGATATTAGGTCTGCTATTAACTTTTTACCCGCAAACTTTACATCGCACTCCCTATATATCAATTTACATATTGTGCTACTATTCAAAGGCATTGACACTAATAATTCATATGCGAGTGGTTCAGGGCTTTTCGACAATTTCAACGCGAACTGGCTAGCAATAAAGGAATGTGTTGATCCCAAATCAAAAAGTACATAGGCAGGAGTGGAGCAGATGAGTATAGTACCTGCAACAACTGATTCTGTATTCCGCGGATCTCCAAGAGTTAGCGCGAAAGCCTTTCCTTGTTTCTGATTTGTACCCATCTTCTGCCCGGTAGGATTTTTGACATTGTTCCCTATTGGCATCGCATTGGCTCCAGTTAACTTCTTTGGGTAGTCCCTCTGAATATGGCCGTTCTGACCACAGTTGAGACATTTAGTCTTAGTTTTCCAACATACTCCTGAATGATTTTTACCACACGTAACACAAGCCGTGATACTCGATCCCTGATTCCCTTGACTGATCTTCCAACATACTCCAGAATGGTTCTTTCCACATGTTGCACAAGCAGGAAGAGTCCCTCTTTGATCCACTTTCCCAGTATTCTGCCTCTTTGGCTCCattcagttgtcaggaaagtgtaggaaaggatgggaaaatcaactttctcataacttttgtagtgtttagtTGTTAGGAAAGTAGTAGGAAaaatgttcttaagttttcctgcaagatttactttcttgcaaaagtgattcggccaaaagcataggattttgcGGGAAAGTTTTATGcattgtggggccaaaataattggatggcaagaaaaaaaacgaatgacgccaaaaccaaaaaaaatactccctccgtcccggtttgtttgtcccctttttgactttttg contains the following coding sequences:
- the LOC131329877 gene encoding uncharacterized protein LOC131329877 codes for the protein MTIADYEAEFTNLEKFGSHAIDIDKRKACKFEDGLIPGIRNVVKPLRLPTYADVLDRALIVEQGREDVKKISESKKRKNRQNTGKVDQRGTLPACATCGKNHSGNGHIQRDYPKKLTGANAMPIGNNVKNPTGQKMGTNQKQGKAFALTLGDPRNTESVVAGTILICSTPAYVLFDLGSTHSFIASQFALKLSKSPEPLAYELLVSMPLNSSTICKLIYRECDVKFAGKKLIADLISMPIDHFDAILGMDWLSNNGVTINCKNKSIVFRNLGLDEFRFIGERVFSPPYCISAARAQRLLKKGCEGYYCSIVSSETKKETLESIPVVQDFSEVFPEDLLVTPMDKEIEFSIDLEPDIQPISKAPYRMALAKLKELKVQLQELLEKGFIRPS